One window of Caldisericum exile AZM16c01 genomic DNA carries:
- the glpK gene encoding glycerol kinase GlpK, whose translation MEKKFVGAIDQGTTSTRFIIFDRFGNPVEKSQIEHKQIFPKPGWVEHDPVEIWENTKFVIRDVIERKGISPCEIASIGITNQRETTIVWDKNTGKPFYNAIVWQDTRTKDGVEKLIKDGFDDWFRIKTGLPISTYFSALKLKWILENVSFVKEEANKGNALFGTIDTYLIWLLTGGPNGGKHITDVTNASRTMLLNIEKLEWDEEILKILDIPLGMLPEIRPSSDPNLYGFTKLDFLNCEIPIGGALGDQQAALVGQTCFAVGEAKNTYGTGCFLLLNTGSNLVRSRSGLLTTVAYKFGKNPPYYALEGSIAITGALVQWLRDNLKIINKSSDIEELARSVPDNGGVYFVPAFSGLFAPYWRTDARGVIIGLTRYANRGHIARAALEATAFQTKDVIDAMEHDSNIKLEVLKVDGGMVVNELLMQFQSDILSVPVVRPKVIETTALGASYVAGLAVKLFTSEEELRKNWAVDKIWTPNMDENTRNNLYKRWLRAIEKSLNLADE comes from the coding sequence ATGGAAAAGAAGTTTGTTGGAGCAATTGATCAGGGAACTACAAGCACACGTTTCATAATTTTTGATAGGTTTGGAAATCCTGTTGAAAAAAGCCAGATTGAGCACAAACAGATTTTTCCAAAACCTGGTTGGGTTGAACACGACCCAGTTGAAATCTGGGAGAATACAAAGTTTGTTATTCGTGATGTAATAGAGCGCAAGGGCATTTCCCCTTGTGAAATTGCATCTATCGGGATAACAAACCAAAGAGAAACAACGATAGTTTGGGATAAAAACACCGGAAAACCTTTTTACAATGCAATTGTATGGCAGGATACACGCACCAAGGATGGTGTTGAAAAACTCATAAAAGATGGTTTTGATGATTGGTTTAGAATAAAGACCGGACTTCCAATTTCAACATATTTTTCGGCTTTGAAGTTGAAGTGGATTTTGGAAAATGTTTCTTTCGTAAAAGAAGAAGCAAACAAAGGAAACGCACTTTTTGGCACCATTGATACGTATCTTATATGGCTCCTTACAGGCGGACCAAACGGCGGAAAACATATAACTGATGTCACAAATGCTTCAAGGACGATGCTATTAAATATCGAAAAACTTGAATGGGATGAAGAAATTTTAAAAATTCTTGATATTCCTTTAGGTATGCTTCCTGAAATTCGTCCATCATCTGACCCCAATCTCTACGGCTTTACAAAACTTGATTTTTTAAACTGCGAAATTCCAATTGGTGGGGCGCTTGGCGATCAACAGGCTGCACTTGTTGGGCAAACGTGTTTTGCTGTAGGTGAGGCAAAAAATACCTACGGAACAGGTTGTTTTTTGCTTTTAAATACGGGAAGTAATCTTGTTAGAAGTAGAAGTGGTCTTCTTACAACTGTTGCATACAAATTTGGAAAAAATCCACCTTACTATGCACTTGAAGGTTCGATTGCAATTACTGGAGCGCTCGTTCAATGGCTGAGAGATAATCTCAAAATTATAAATAAATCAAGCGACATCGAGGAACTTGCAAGAAGTGTGCCTGATAACGGTGGTGTTTATTTTGTGCCAGCATTTTCTGGCCTTTTTGCGCCTTACTGGAGAACAGATGCAAGGGGCGTTATAATAGGTTTAACAAGGTATGCAAACCGTGGGCATATTGCACGTGCTGCACTTGAAGCAACTGCCTTTCAAACAAAAGATGTAATAGATGCAATGGAACATGACTCAAATATAAAACTTGAGGTGTTAAAAGTTGATGGTGGAATGGTTGTAAATGAACTTCTTATGCAATTCCAGTCGGATATCCTTAGCGTGCCTGTTGTAAGACCAAAGGTGATTGAAACAACTGCACTTGGTGCTTCCTATGTAGCAGGGCTTGCCGTAAAACTCTTTACTTCAGAGGAAGAACTCAGAAAGAATTGGGCAGTTGATAAGATTTGGACACCTAATATGGATGAAAATACAAGAAATAATTTATACAAAAGATGGCTTAGGGCAATTGAAAAATCTTTAAATCTTGCAGACGAATGA
- the ptsP gene encoding phosphoenolpyruvate--protein phosphotransferase translates to MKNLLGIPVSKGISIGFARLYIKRKIEVNDLKDSIPFDEKREVLEKALKKTKEEIELTYENLKKSNPKEAEIFEAHLLILEDPALKEKIDGYLKSGYNLPYAVKSAFDEFIEALKNLQSEYMKERAQDLYGILDSLLRNILNIPRIDLSNLPSQSIVVAEDLTPSDTASLDRKNVLGFVTEKGGPTSHTAILAEALGIPAVVGVKELFENISDGDELIIDGTLGFVLVNPTDETKNHYINLKKEKEEEEKLLKEKAKEFAYTKSGKRIEVVANIGSPKDVDNALVMGAEGVGLYRTEFLFLDRDTPPTEEEQFEAYKIVAERFKPHPVIIRTLDIGGDKQIPYLNFEHELNPFLGVRAIRLCLKEIELFKTQLRAILRASVYGNILIMYPMIAIKDEIIEVNKILSEVKEELRGKNIPFDENIKVGIMVEIPSAALNAEELVDYVDFFSIGTNDLTQYTFASDRTNENLSYLYRPLDKPILKLIKLTVDASHTKGKWTGVCGELAGDPQAIPILVNLGVDELSMSPSKIPEAKKIIRSM, encoded by the coding sequence ATGAAAAATCTATTGGGAATTCCTGTTTCAAAGGGCATTTCGATAGGTTTTGCAAGGTTATACATAAAAAGAAAAATTGAAGTGAATGATTTAAAAGACTCTATCCCCTTTGATGAAAAGAGAGAAGTTTTAGAGAAAGCGCTTAAAAAAACAAAAGAAGAAATTGAGTTGACCTATGAGAACCTCAAGAAATCTAACCCAAAAGAAGCAGAGATTTTTGAAGCACATCTTCTAATTCTTGAAGACCCAGCACTTAAAGAGAAAATCGATGGATACCTAAAATCTGGCTATAACCTTCCGTATGCCGTGAAATCCGCCTTTGATGAATTCATAGAGGCCTTAAAAAACCTTCAAAGCGAATATATGAAGGAAAGAGCACAAGACTTGTATGGTATCTTAGATTCTCTTCTTCGTAATATCCTAAATATTCCAAGGATTGATCTTTCGAATCTTCCCTCCCAGTCAATTGTTGTTGCGGAAGACTTAACTCCCTCTGATACTGCATCTCTTGATAGAAAAAATGTTTTAGGTTTTGTAACAGAAAAAGGAGGCCCCACATCGCACACTGCAATCCTTGCTGAAGCATTGGGAATACCCGCTGTTGTCGGTGTTAAAGAACTTTTTGAAAACATTTCAGATGGGGATGAACTCATAATTGATGGGACATTAGGATTTGTGCTCGTCAACCCTACAGATGAAACTAAAAATCACTACATAAATCTTAAGAAGGAAAAAGAAGAAGAGGAAAAGTTATTAAAAGAAAAGGCAAAAGAATTTGCCTATACAAAGAGCGGAAAGCGCATTGAGGTTGTCGCAAATATCGGCTCTCCAAAGGACGTTGATAATGCCCTTGTTATGGGGGCAGAGGGTGTTGGACTATACAGAACTGAATTCCTCTTTCTTGATAGAGATACTCCTCCAACGGAGGAAGAGCAATTTGAGGCATACAAAATTGTTGCAGAGCGCTTTAAACCTCATCCTGTAATTATTCGAACCCTTGATATTGGAGGTGACAAACAGATACCGTATTTGAATTTTGAGCATGAACTAAATCCATTCTTGGGGGTTAGGGCAATAAGGCTATGCCTCAAGGAAATTGAACTCTTCAAAACGCAACTAAGGGCAATTTTAAGAGCAAGTGTATATGGCAATATCCTCATTATGTATCCAATGATTGCGATTAAAGACGAAATAATTGAGGTAAACAAAATACTAAGTGAAGTAAAGGAAGAATTGAGAGGAAAAAATATCCCCTTTGATGAAAACATAAAAGTGGGTATTATGGTTGAAATTCCATCTGCTGCACTCAACGCAGAAGAACTCGTTGATTATGTGGACTTTTTTAGCATTGGAACAAATGATTTAACGCAATACACGTTTGCATCGGATCGAACAAACGAAAATCTCTCATATCTTTATAGACCACTTGATAAACCTATTTTAAAACTCATCAAACTTACTGTTGATGCATCACATACAAAAGGCAAGTGGACCGGTGTTTGTGGCGAACTTGCAGGAGACCCTCAGGCAATACCCATACTTGTAAATTTAGGCGTTGATGAGTTAAGCATGAGTCCATCAAAAATTCCTGAGGCAAAAAAGATTATTCGGTCTATGTAA
- a CDS encoding glycerol-3-phosphate acyltransferase has product MSETLKFILLTIFAYLLGSIPFGYIIGKINKVDVLQIGSHSASSTNVSRALGWRWATVSALLDFSKGLLPAYLARVTLSNEWLVILVALLPMVGQVFPIFLHFRGGKGASAYYGAISGLIGLHYFILFFPALPIILLITRRMSLSNIIFSWLLTIAVFLFSTIIKPNAFPISYAVFALIGALFMLVAMRENIDRLIKNKEPETPLKW; this is encoded by the coding sequence ATGAGCGAAACGCTTAAATTTATTTTGCTTACAATATTTGCATACCTTCTGGGTTCAATTCCTTTTGGCTATATCATTGGGAAAATTAATAAGGTTGATGTGCTCCAAATTGGCTCTCACTCCGCATCTTCAACGAATGTGTCGCGAGCACTAGGTTGGCGCTGGGCAACAGTATCGGCATTACTTGATTTTTCGAAAGGGCTTCTACCTGCATATCTTGCAAGAGTTACACTTTCAAACGAATGGCTTGTTATACTTGTTGCACTTCTTCCGATGGTTGGGCAGGTGTTCCCCATTTTCCTCCACTTTAGAGGTGGCAAGGGTGCCTCAGCCTATTACGGAGCAATTTCAGGACTTATAGGACTGCACTATTTCATCCTGTTCTTTCCTGCACTCCCCATTATCCTTCTTATAACACGAAGGATGAGTCTTTCAAATATCATTTTCTCTTGGCTTTTGACAATTGCTGTATTTCTTTTTTCAACGATAATTAAACCAAATGCATTTCCTATAAGTTATGCAGTTTTTGCACTCATTGGTGCTCTATTTATGCTTGTTGCAATGCGCGAGAATATAGATAGACTCATAAAAAATAAAGAACCTGAAACCCCGCTCAAATGGTAG
- a CDS encoding HPr family phosphocarrier protein yields the protein MLTKTFTVKNKVGLHARPAAVLVQTASKFKSDIKIEKDGRVVSAKSILGVLSLGAEKGSTIIVTVDGVDEVDALKTIEELVNNNFGDPE from the coding sequence ATGTTAACGAAAACTTTTACTGTCAAAAACAAAGTTGGGCTGCATGCACGACCTGCAGCAGTTTTGGTGCAAACTGCAAGTAAGTTTAAAAGTGATATAAAGATTGAAAAAGATGGACGTGTTGTTTCTGCAAAAAGTATTCTTGGTGTCCTTTCGCTTGGCGCAGAAAAAGGAAGCACGATTATTGTAACTGTTGATGGTGTTGACGAAGTTGATGCTTTAAAAACAATAGAAGAATTGGTAAACAATAACTTTGGAGATCCAGAATGA
- a CDS encoding ABC transporter substrate-binding protein has product MVQTGTGNAYLDNLIKAAQKEGELTVIALPHDWANYGEIISTFSKKYGIKVNELDPNAGSGDEIEAIKANKGSTGPQAPDVIDVGLAWGPTAKDQGLIQPYKVQTWDTIPNDVKDPDGYWYGDYYGVLAFEVNSSVIKDIPQDWSDLLKPEYKGKVALGGDPRTSAMAAMAVAAAALSNGGSFDNVMPGLQYFAQLNKLGNFVPVIAKPGTIASGETPIAMMWDYLALTDRDNFNGNPEISVVIPKSSVVAGVYVQAISAYAPHPNAAKLWMEFLYSDEGQLLYLKGYVHPIRYNDLAKRNVIPEDLAKKLPPAELYAKAIFPTIDQITKAKQDIANNWDKVVNVNVK; this is encoded by the coding sequence ATGGTGCAAACAGGAACTGGCAATGCGTATCTTGACAATCTCATTAAAGCGGCACAGAAAGAAGGCGAACTTACAGTTATTGCTCTTCCACATGACTGGGCAAACTATGGGGAAATTATTTCAACATTCTCTAAAAAGTATGGAATAAAGGTTAATGAACTTGATCCAAATGCGGGCTCTGGCGATGAAATTGAGGCAATTAAGGCAAATAAAGGTAGCACAGGACCTCAGGCACCTGATGTAATAGATGTTGGCTTAGCATGGGGGCCTACTGCGAAAGATCAAGGTCTTATTCAGCCATACAAAGTGCAAACATGGGATACAATACCAAACGATGTAAAAGACCCTGATGGATACTGGTATGGAGATTACTATGGGGTTTTGGCATTTGAAGTGAATTCAAGTGTTATTAAAGATATTCCTCAGGACTGGTCAGATCTCTTGAAACCAGAGTATAAGGGCAAGGTTGCACTCGGTGGGGATCCAAGAACTTCGGCAATGGCTGCAATGGCAGTTGCTGCAGCAGCATTATCAAACGGCGGCTCATTTGACAATGTCATGCCTGGACTTCAATATTTTGCTCAACTAAACAAACTTGGCAATTTTGTGCCGGTTATTGCAAAGCCTGGAACAATTGCAAGTGGGGAAACACCGATTGCAATGATGTGGGATTACCTTGCACTTACTGATAGGGACAATTTTAATGGTAACCCTGAAATATCAGTTGTAATACCAAAGAGTTCTGTTGTTGCAGGCGTTTATGTTCAGGCAATAAGTGCTTATGCACCACATCCAAACGCAGCGAAGCTCTGGATGGAGTTCCTCTACTCAGATGAAGGACAACTCCTTTATCTTAAAGGCTATGTGCACCCAATTAGATATAATGACCTTGCAAAGAGGAATGTAATTCCTGAAGATCTTGCAAAGAAATTACCACCAGCAGAACTTTACGCAAAGGCAATCTTCCCAACAATTGACCAAATCACTAAAGCAAAGCAGGACATTGCAAACAACTGGGATAAAGTTGTAAATGTCAATGTAAAGTGA
- a CDS encoding ketopantoate reductase family protein, translated as MRNILVVGAGGRTGTLFAEELKRVSNVYGVAGKTTLPLIKDGKVFVEINGNIAKFEVNLIEPHEISQIGDVDVLFLTTKNPVSPILKDYLHKISNLRYLILSQNGFSAGEDALKTVEEVYGSVPHSLRIIRLVLFNAVKESRDKDSVVISYKRPVRVAFGVFYGVSDTTELEDIFSSASIEYTKVPDNEIKNMEFSKLFTNLIGIPSYSLGFDLYEGLRNKDSFTEEMLSLKEYIRVVKASGHRFLNFPHYPVTFFAGVIEYIPDTFLLPFRNYIANIVLKLRGTKEKGNIDEIDYYTGAVVKLAKELNIETPVNERVLRRIKYERNA; from the coding sequence ATGAGAAATATTTTGGTTGTTGGTGCAGGTGGGCGCACTGGGACACTCTTCGCAGAGGAGTTAAAAAGGGTAAGTAATGTTTATGGTGTTGCAGGAAAAACAACGCTACCTCTCATTAAAGATGGGAAAGTCTTTGTTGAGATTAATGGGAATATAGCAAAATTCGAAGTTAATCTTATTGAGCCTCATGAAATTTCTCAAATAGGTGATGTTGATGTGCTTTTTCTTACAACCAAAAACCCTGTTTCACCAATCTTAAAGGACTATCTTCATAAAATATCTAACTTGAGATACCTTATCCTGTCTCAGAATGGATTTAGTGCAGGAGAGGATGCTCTTAAAACTGTTGAAGAAGTTTATGGATCCGTTCCGCACTCTTTGAGAATCATTCGTCTCGTTCTGTTTAATGCAGTAAAAGAAAGTCGTGATAAAGACTCCGTAGTTATTTCTTATAAGCGTCCTGTAAGAGTTGCATTTGGAGTTTTTTATGGAGTTTCTGATACAACAGAATTAGAAGATATCTTTAGTTCTGCAAGTATTGAGTACACAAAAGTCCCCGATAATGAAATAAAAAATATGGAGTTTTCAAAATTATTTACGAACCTCATTGGAATTCCGTCGTATTCACTGGGTTTTGACTTATACGAGGGCTTGCGCAACAAGGATTCATTCACCGAGGAGATGCTTTCCTTAAAGGAATATATACGTGTTGTTAAGGCAAGTGGGCACAGATTTTTGAATTTTCCGCATTATCCAGTGACATTTTTTGCAGGAGTTATTGAGTATATACCAGATACTTTTCTCTTGCCGTTTAGAAATTACATTGCAAACATTGTGCTAAAATTGAGAGGCACAAAAGAGAAAGGAAATATTGATGAAATTGATTATTATACAGGTGCAGTTGTGAAGTTAGCAAAAGAACTTAACATTGAAACCCCCGTAAATGAGAGGGTTTTAAGGAGGATAAAATATGAGCGAAACGCTTAA
- a CDS encoding ABC transporter permease — translation MKKSRFWGWFWIFIGALYFLLPLFSTFLFSLKMKKGVLSFAAYQSVLKDPQFYKTFTFSLEMSVLTIIFGLLIIVPTAFFVHLRLKHLRPVIEFITQLPFVVPPIVLVFGLIRLYSKPPIQLTTTPLLLVMGYVVLALPYIYRSVDNGLMAMDVERLTEAAESLGAGWTTILIKVILPNLKSALISGTFLTFAIVIGELTMASMLAWPAFGPYMALLGQNRAYEPAALAIMSFALTWAAMGIIQWVGRTSFVKQEQIGGIH, via the coding sequence ATGAAGAAAAGTAGGTTTTGGGGATGGTTTTGGATATTTATAGGTGCACTTTATTTCCTTCTTCCTCTTTTTTCGACGTTCTTGTTTTCTTTGAAGATGAAAAAAGGGGTTTTGAGTTTTGCAGCGTATCAGTCCGTACTGAAAGATCCGCAGTTTTACAAAACCTTTACATTTTCTCTTGAAATGTCAGTTTTGACGATTATCTTTGGGCTTTTAATAATTGTTCCAACAGCGTTCTTTGTGCATCTAAGGCTTAAGCATCTGCGTCCTGTTATTGAGTTTATCACGCAATTGCCTTTTGTTGTTCCTCCAATTGTCCTTGTGTTTGGTCTTATAAGGCTTTATAGCAAGCCGCCAATTCAACTTACAACAACTCCGCTTCTCCTTGTTATGGGTTATGTTGTGTTAGCGCTTCCATATATTTACCGTTCTGTTGATAATGGACTTATGGCAATGGATGTTGAACGCCTCACTGAAGCTGCAGAAAGCCTTGGTGCAGGATGGACTACGATTCTTATCAAAGTAATATTGCCAAATCTAAAGAGTGCCTTAATAAGTGGTACCTTTTTGACATTCGCAATTGTTATTGGTGAACTTACGATGGCATCGATGCTTGCATGGCCTGCCTTTGGGCCATATATGGCACTTTTGGGACAAAATAGAGCATACGAACCTGCTGCACTTGCTATTATGTCATTTGCACTTACTTGGGCTGCAATGGGAATAATTCAGTGGGTTGGAAGAACTTCATTTGTTAAACAAGAGCAAATTGGAGGAATACACTAA
- a CDS encoding NAD(P)/FAD-dependent oxidoreductase — MEKFDVIVIGAGVVGAMIARTLSRYELNVAVIEKESDVCMGTTAANTAIIHAGYDPLPGTLKAELNVRGNKLWDQLAFELGIPFKRTGDYVVAIDSNEFNKLEELYNRGKLNGVIGLEILGRDEVLSRLPYINKDVGGAMFASTGGIIDPFQAALAPMENAVVNGVKLFLETSFEDFIFDGKRIVGIKTNKGDFLCSWVINAAGLYADTVMHKANLHPEFKITPRKGEYYIFDRNEFAISEVLFPVPTEISKGIMVTTTVHGNTIIGPNSHEVPDKEDTSNTVEGLDEVFKGASKLVPQIANSMKHVIAIFAGLRATGNARTPNPNIDYHHDFLIEVNKDIGLVNVAGIESPGLASSPAIAERVIELLKDSGLKLKEKKDFNPIRSPRPRFKDMSNEERAKLVSKNPSYGRIICRCEYVTEGEILDEIHAPVPARTYDAIKRRTWLGTGRCQGAFDTPRVVEILSKELGISPLEVTKKGDDSYFLLRKTKEV, encoded by the coding sequence ATGGAAAAGTTTGATGTTATTGTAATTGGCGCAGGTGTTGTCGGTGCAATGATTGCAAGGACACTTTCAAGGTATGAATTGAATGTTGCGGTGATTGAAAAAGAGTCAGATGTGTGTATGGGAACAACTGCTGCAAACACTGCCATTATTCATGCAGGATATGATCCTCTGCCTGGGACCCTAAAAGCAGAATTAAACGTAAGGGGTAATAAACTCTGGGATCAACTTGCTTTTGAGCTTGGTATCCCTTTTAAAAGAACTGGTGATTATGTTGTTGCAATAGATAGCAATGAATTTAACAAACTTGAGGAACTTTATAATAGAGGAAAGCTAAACGGTGTTATAGGCCTTGAAATATTGGGTAGAGATGAGGTTTTGTCAAGACTTCCCTACATTAATAAGGATGTAGGTGGTGCAATGTTTGCATCAACTGGAGGTATTATTGATCCCTTTCAAGCAGCGCTTGCGCCAATGGAAAATGCAGTCGTTAATGGTGTTAAACTTTTCCTTGAAACTTCTTTTGAGGATTTTATTTTTGATGGGAAGCGTATTGTTGGTATCAAAACAAACAAAGGGGATTTTCTTTGTTCTTGGGTAATTAATGCAGCTGGTCTCTATGCAGATACCGTTATGCACAAGGCAAATTTGCATCCAGAATTCAAGATTACACCAAGAAAAGGTGAGTATTATATTTTTGATAGAAATGAATTTGCTATTTCAGAGGTCCTCTTCCCAGTGCCAACTGAAATAAGCAAAGGCATAATGGTTACGACAACCGTTCATGGAAATACAATAATAGGTCCAAATTCGCATGAAGTTCCTGATAAAGAAGACACCTCAAACACGGTTGAAGGACTTGATGAGGTCTTTAAAGGAGCATCAAAACTTGTTCCGCAAATTGCAAATAGCATGAAGCACGTTATTGCAATCTTTGCAGGTTTGCGAGCAACAGGAAACGCAAGGACTCCGAACCCAAATATCGATTACCACCATGATTTCCTTATAGAAGTTAATAAAGATATAGGGCTTGTTAATGTTGCAGGTATTGAATCGCCTGGTCTTGCATCTTCTCCTGCTATTGCGGAAAGAGTTATTGAGCTTTTGAAGGATTCCGGGCTTAAATTAAAGGAGAAAAAGGACTTTAATCCCATTAGATCACCAAGACCCCGTTTTAAAGATATGAGTAATGAGGAGAGAGCAAAACTCGTTAGTAAAAATCCTTCCTACGGAAGAATTATTTGCCGTTGCGAATATGTTACCGAGGGAGAAATTCTTGATGAAATCCATGCGCCAGTCCCTGCAAGGACATATGATGCAATTAAGCGCAGGACGTGGCTTGGTACAGGTAGATGCCAAGGCGCATTTGATACCCCAAGGGTTGTTGAAATTCTTTCTAAAGAACTTGGTATTTCGCCTCTTGAAGTTACTAAAAAAGGTGATGATTCTTATTTTCTTCTAAGAAAGACCAAAGAGGTGTAA
- a CDS encoding ABC transporter permease, whose translation MVQQEHTKEGGEKPRPSFPLISSFLFLLPFIIFVVAFLILPTISIFISAFQDSAGKFTLQNIKDLFTPYIMGAYLLSIRVSLFTAIIGAFIGFMLAYASTFGNLPSWVKSYLNTFSGVASNFAGVPLAFAFISTLGRVGLITTLIQQIFHISIYDFGFNLYSFWGLCLTYIYFQIPLMVLLMTPALEGMKKEWREGAENLGATNIQYWFHIGLPILLPTILANTVLLFGNAFGAYATAYALTGGFLNLVPIIIGAEIRGDILHNVGLGYALALGMIVIMGVTILSYNYLQSKTARWLK comes from the coding sequence ATGGTGCAACAGGAACATACAAAAGAGGGCGGGGAAAAGCCCCGTCCTTCATTTCCATTAATTAGTAGTTTTCTCTTTCTTCTTCCTTTTATTATTTTTGTTGTTGCATTTTTAATACTTCCGACAATTTCCATATTTATCTCTGCTTTTCAGGACTCGGCAGGTAAATTTACCTTGCAAAACATTAAAGATCTTTTTACGCCATACATAATGGGTGCATACCTTTTAAGCATTAGGGTTAGCCTTTTTACGGCAATTATTGGTGCATTTATCGGTTTTATGCTTGCCTACGCTTCCACTTTTGGAAATCTTCCTTCTTGGGTTAAATCATATTTAAATACGTTTAGTGGTGTTGCTTCAAATTTTGCAGGGGTGCCGCTTGCCTTTGCTTTTATCTCAACGCTTGGAAGAGTTGGTCTTATCACAACATTAATACAACAAATTTTTCATATCAGTATTTATGATTTTGGATTTAATCTTTATAGTTTTTGGGGTTTATGTCTTACATATATCTACTTTCAAATACCTCTAATGGTTCTTCTTATGACACCTGCTCTTGAAGGAATGAAGAAGGAATGGAGAGAAGGTGCAGAAAATTTAGGTGCAACAAATATCCAATACTGGTTTCACATAGGACTTCCAATTCTTCTTCCTACAATTTTAGCGAATACGGTGCTTCTTTTTGGAAATGCTTTTGGTGCCTATGCAACTGCTTATGCATTGACGGGAGGGTTTTTGAATCTTGTGCCGATTATCATTGGTGCAGAAATTCGAGGTGATATTTTGCATAATGTTGGACTTGGATACGCACTTGCCTTAGGTATGATTGTCATTATGGGTGTCACAATTCTAAGTTATAACTATTTGCAGAGTAAAACTGCAAGGTGGTTAAAATGA
- a CDS encoding ABC transporter ATP-binding protein, translating to MGFVDLINVKKYYGRENPIPAVIDFNLSVEKGEFVTLLGPSGCGKTTTLRMIAGFETVTMGKILIDGVDVTYLPPNKRNVGMVFQSYALFPNMNVFENIAFGLRVKKKSETEIKKRVEEMLNLIHMQEFAMRYPHQLSGGQQQRVALARALAVYPEVLLLDEPLSALDAKIRVELRSEIRAIQQKLNITTIYVTHDQEEALTMSDRVVVMNKGMIEQVGTPQEIYNNPKTHFVASFVGTLNFINTKVVDKNKGILEVAGQKFDIGRPLSEFAHEIITVAIRPERFKIIPDENSTNSLEGTVSKVTFMGAIVRIKVKLGDSVVSCDTFNNPSLELPEIGDKIKIYFSKEDLLILSA from the coding sequence ATGGGATTTGTTGACCTTATAAACGTCAAAAAGTATTATGGAAGAGAAAATCCTATTCCTGCTGTTATTGACTTTAATTTAAGCGTTGAAAAAGGTGAATTTGTAACTCTACTTGGGCCTTCTGGCTGCGGAAAAACAACAACCCTTCGAATGATTGCAGGTTTTGAAACTGTAACTATGGGGAAAATCCTCATAGATGGGGTTGATGTGACATACCTTCCACCAAATAAAAGAAACGTTGGTATGGTTTTCCAATCATACGCACTTTTTCCCAACATGAATGTTTTTGAGAACATTGCCTTTGGGCTCAGGGTAAAGAAAAAAAGCGAAACTGAAATTAAAAAACGAGTCGAAGAAATGCTTAACCTCATACACATGCAGGAATTTGCAATGCGCTATCCTCACCAACTTTCAGGTGGACAACAGCAGAGGGTTGCCCTTGCAAGAGCTCTTGCAGTATACCCAGAAGTGCTTCTTTTAGATGAGCCTTTATCTGCACTTGATGCAAAAATTAGGGTAGAGTTGCGAAGTGAAATTCGTGCCATTCAACAAAAACTTAATATTACAACCATTTACGTTACCCATGACCAAGAGGAAGCACTTACCATGTCAGATAGGGTTGTTGTAATGAATAAAGGAATGATTGAGCAAGTTGGAACGCCTCAGGAAATTTACAATAACCCTAAAACTCATTTTGTGGCATCATTTGTTGGAACGCTAAACTTTATTAACACAAAGGTTGTAGATAAAAATAAAGGCATCCTTGAAGTTGCAGGTCAAAAGTTTGACATTGGGCGTCCTCTTTCAGAATTTGCGCATGAAATTATAACTGTTGCAATTCGCCCAGAGCGCTTTAAAATAATTCCTGACGAAAATTCAACAAATTCACTTGAAGGAACTGTTTCAAAGGTCACGTTTATGGGTGCAATAGTGAGAATAAAGGTCAAATTGGGAGATTCAGTTGTTTCTTGCGATACCTTTAACAATCCCAGCTTGGAACTTCCAGAGATTGGAGATAAAATAAAGATATATTTCTCAAAAGAAGACTTGCTTATTCTAAGTGCATGA